One stretch of Tepiditoga spiralis DNA includes these proteins:
- a CDS encoding STN domain-containing protein: MIIKLKKQFIIFFILILIPMYIFSSSKIIDINFYETPLKDAIQSIADGSNSIIIIGPEVKGRVTLSVRGLSVDSALELILYGTTYDYKKISEGIYVVGTLEAQNNISMYLNQPNIIKLKYITTENIKNVLSQYGERVKYIDGADFIVVYGNDKIAKKITDTIEKFDKLGNEYIFLYNIYSLTQSAYQAIQQLNYYDFPVKFENSLNFLQKNFTRLTRIEQTGFIETTNYAKFSIGIDFSKLNGQIAIENNLYSLKTSITTQDSTVLNSFSSTQKVGDTIYAAYNINGAFYLIVYNLLPEIQTSLTKPVGTYAKVNTGIEYTNKLLYTAGLSISDKYVQFSYDFNKDFKILFKSDIVSGINGEMEASLDENSKLNTKISFIEEQKFDPFFMLGKVSLGTSLTIKNNELSPELSNLGYNLGLYWGFMKDVSIIKYINFGIGFDLNYDFNKFNILPEFLVKNKLSFDKTLMYLNFKINKNLNYDINGYVSFEF, from the coding sequence ATGATAATAAAATTAAAAAAACAATTTATAATCTTTTTTATTTTAATATTAATTCCAATGTATATATTTTCTTCATCTAAAATAATAGATATAAATTTCTATGAAACTCCTTTAAAAGATGCAATACAAAGCATAGCAGATGGTAGTAATTCTATTATAATAATTGGCCCTGAAGTTAAGGGAAGAGTTACGCTTTCAGTAAGAGGTTTAAGTGTTGATAGTGCTTTAGAATTAATTCTTTATGGAACGACTTATGACTACAAAAAAATATCTGAAGGTATTTATGTTGTAGGAACATTAGAGGCTCAAAATAATATTTCGATGTACTTAAATCAACCTAATATAATTAAATTAAAGTACATAACAACCGAAAATATAAAAAATGTTTTATCTCAATATGGAGAACGTGTAAAGTATATAGATGGAGCAGACTTTATAGTTGTATATGGTAATGATAAAATAGCAAAAAAAATTACTGATACAATAGAAAAATTTGATAAACTCGGTAATGAATATATCTTTTTGTACAATATTTACTCATTAACTCAAAGTGCCTATCAAGCTATACAACAATTAAACTACTATGATTTTCCTGTAAAGTTTGAAAACTCATTGAATTTCTTGCAAAAAAACTTTACTCGTCTAACAAGAATAGAGCAAACTGGTTTTATAGAAACTACAAACTATGCAAAGTTTTCAATTGGTATAGATTTTAGTAAGTTAAATGGTCAAATTGCTATAGAAAATAATTTATATTCTTTAAAAACATCTATAACAACTCAAGATTCAACTGTCTTAAATTCATTTTCTTCAACTCAAAAAGTTGGAGATACTATATATGCAGCATACAATATAAATGGAGCCTTTTATTTAATTGTTTATAATTTATTACCTGAAATTCAAACATCTTTAACTAAACCAGTTGGAACTTATGCCAAAGTAAATACAGGAATTGAATATACAAATAAATTATTATATACTGCAGGCTTAAGCATAAGTGACAAATATGTACAATTTAGTTATGATTTCAATAAAGATTTTAAAATTTTATTTAAAAGTGATATTGTTTCGGGAATAAATGGTGAAATGGAAGCTTCATTAGATGAAAATTCAAAATTAAATACAAAAATTTCATTTATAGAAGAACAAAAATTTGATCCATTTTTTATGCTTGGAAAGGTATCTTTGGGAACTTCATTAACTATAAAAAATAATGAACTTTCTCCAGAACTTTCAAATCTTGGATATAATCTTGGACTTTATTGGGGATTTATGAAAGATGTTTCTATAATAAAATATATTAATTTTGGAATTGGTTTTGATTTAAATTATGATTTTAATAAATTTAATATACTTCCTGAATTTTTAGTAAAAAACAAACTCAGTTTTGATAAAACTTTAATGTATTTAAACTTCAAAATAAATAAAAATCTTAATTATGACATCAATGGTTATGTGAGTTTTGAATTCTAA
- a CDS encoding response regulator transcription factor, whose translation MYNILIVEDDASIARLLELELQHEGYKTLIAKDGEEAVEFYGNFKPDVILLDVMLPIRNGFEIAEIIRNYDKDVGIIMLTAKGELEDKVNGLKNADDYIVKPFEVEEVFARIESLLRRLGKTKNSIKAGDIELFPERMQVFIKGKELHLSLTEFNILKTLLLNKNIVVSKEKILEEVWGYEDENLNIVEVYVNYLRKKLGDYGKKIKTVRGVGYVIRED comes from the coding sequence ATGTATAATATTTTAATAGTAGAAGATGATGCGTCTATTGCAAGGTTACTTGAATTAGAGTTACAACATGAAGGTTATAAAACATTAATTGCAAAAGATGGTGAAGAAGCTGTTGAGTTTTATGGAAATTTTAAGCCTGACGTGATATTATTAGACGTAATGCTTCCAATAAGGAATGGCTTCGAAATTGCAGAAATAATAAGAAATTATGATAAAGATGTTGGAATAATAATGTTAACTGCAAAAGGCGAGTTAGAAGATAAGGTAAATGGTTTAAAAAATGCAGATGATTATATAGTAAAACCTTTTGAAGTTGAAGAAGTTTTTGCAAGAATAGAATCTTTATTAAGACGCCTTGGAAAAACAAAAAATAGTATAAAAGCTGGAGATATAGAATTATTTCCAGAAAGAATGCAAGTTTTTATAAAAGGCAAAGAACTTCATTTAAGTTTAACTGAATTCAATATTTTAAAAACATTATTATTGAATAAAAATATCGTTGTTTCAAAAGAAAAAATTTTAGAAGAAGTTTGGGGATATGAAGATGAAAACCTAAATATAGTTGAGGTTTATGTTAATTATCTTAGAAAAAAACTTGGAGATTATGGAAAAAAAATAAAAACTGTGAGAGGTGTTGGATACGTTATCAGAGAAGATTAA
- a CDS encoding carbohydrate ABC transporter permease, which yields MVKYTSLKRKEETFGWKLISPTLILIGFLILYPVLYNIYLSFFKVSLNFGEKNTFVGIQNYLNVLSDLSFWKSFGTTVAFTLITVMGSILLGLGVALLMNKKFPGRSIVRGLLLFPYVTPLIAIVFSWKYVFLPIDGPLVQFLSIFGFNSGTDMINDPNNAFIVVSIFNIWRNFPFVYLMILSRLQSISDDYYEAAELDGASSWQKFLNITLPELYFVIGSIALLRGIWNFYKFDEVYLMSKFANTLPIYIYEKAFSGLPQQGVAASIATILFVVMFSLIGFYVKKVLKW from the coding sequence ATGGTTAAATATACAAGTTTAAAAAGGAAAGAAGAAACTTTTGGGTGGAAGTTAATTTCTCCAACATTAATTTTAATAGGATTTTTAATTTTATATCCAGTACTATATAATATATACTTAAGTTTTTTTAAAGTATCATTAAATTTTGGAGAAAAAAACACATTTGTTGGAATACAAAATTATTTAAATGTTTTATCTGATTTATCCTTTTGGAAATCATTTGGAACAACAGTAGCTTTTACTTTGATAACAGTTATGGGAAGCATATTGCTTGGTCTTGGGGTAGCACTTTTAATGAATAAAAAATTTCCTGGTAGAAGTATTGTACGTGGATTATTACTCTTTCCATATGTAACACCATTAATTGCAATTGTGTTTTCTTGGAAGTATGTATTCTTACCAATTGATGGTCCACTAGTACAATTTTTATCTATTTTTGGATTTAATTCAGGAACAGATATGATAAACGATCCAAACAATGCATTTATTGTTGTATCTATTTTTAATATTTGGAGAAATTTTCCATTTGTATATTTAATGATTCTTTCAAGATTACAATCCATATCAGATGATTATTATGAAGCAGCTGAATTAGATGGAGCTTCATCTTGGCAAAAATTTTTAAATATAACTCTTCCAGAGCTTTATTTTGTAATAGGATCTATAGCATTGCTTAGAGGAATATGGAACTTTTATAAATTCGATGAAGTTTATTTAATGTCAAAATTTGCCAATACATTACCAATATATATTTATGAAAAGGCTTTTTCAGGACTTCCACAACAAGGAGTTGCGGCTTCTATTGCAACTATATTATTTGTAGTAATGTTTAGTTTAATAGGTTTTTACGTGAAGAAGGTGTTGAAATGGTAA
- a CDS encoding glycosyltransferase family 4 protein encodes MKIGLLHYRVGETDGVSLEMNKWKNVLESMGNEVFLIGGEMGNASGIQIPLLAYSEESNEIIKKKSYISLDDWSEDKLEKEINKLSNEIKKQLKLLKDFDLIVVNNIWSLGHNLSAAKALWEFCHENKIKVYAHHHDFYWERDYYKNPTSEYVKELLNEFFPPLKIKHIVINSIAQKNLYNKKKVNSYIVPNVFDFDKKLWKVDLYNKNIYSKLGIKENDIVFLQATRVVKRKGIELAIDTLSLVQKKAKQGTLYNGKKFDKDSKIYLLLPGLQEEFEYTNLLKAQAEQKNVNLLFANDICEDIRKDKKYSLWDFYAISDFVTYPSILEGFGNQFLEALFAMKPILMYEYPVFKEDIAKNGFKYVSLGDNARKNKKDLYEVNENTLIKASNEIISILYDKNKYNDIVQNNFNLGKKYYSYQTLEKLLLKIIY; translated from the coding sequence ATGAAGATTGGTCTTTTACATTATAGAGTTGGGGAAACAGATGGAGTTTCACTTGAAATGAATAAATGGAAAAATGTTCTTGAAAGCATGGGAAATGAAGTTTTTTTAATTGGTGGAGAAATGGGAAATGCAAGTGGAATACAAATTCCTCTATTAGCATATAGTGAAGAAAGTAATGAAATAATAAAAAAGAAAAGCTATATAAGTTTGGATGATTGGAGTGAAGATAAACTTGAAAAAGAAATAAATAAACTTTCTAATGAAATAAAAAAACAATTAAAACTATTAAAGGATTTTGATTTAATAGTTGTAAATAATATTTGGTCTTTAGGTCATAATCTTTCTGCAGCAAAAGCTTTATGGGAATTTTGTCATGAAAATAAAATAAAAGTTTATGCACATCATCATGATTTTTATTGGGAAAGAGATTATTATAAAAATCCAACGTCTGAATATGTTAAAGAACTTTTGAATGAGTTTTTTCCACCATTAAAAATAAAACATATAGTGATTAATTCAATTGCTCAAAAAAATTTATACAATAAGAAAAAAGTTAATTCTTATATTGTACCAAATGTATTTGACTTTGATAAAAAACTTTGGAAGGTTGATTTATACAATAAAAATATTTATTCAAAATTAGGAATAAAAGAAAATGATATTGTATTTTTACAAGCTACAAGAGTAGTTAAAAGAAAAGGTATAGAACTTGCGATTGATACATTGAGTTTGGTGCAAAAAAAAGCTAAACAAGGAACTTTATACAATGGAAAAAAATTTGATAAAGATTCAAAAATTTATCTTTTATTACCGGGTTTACAAGAAGAATTTGAATATACAAATTTATTAAAAGCGCAAGCTGAACAAAAAAATGTTAATTTGTTGTTTGCAAATGACATATGTGAAGATATTAGAAAAGATAAAAAGTATTCTTTGTGGGATTTTTATGCAATTTCAGATTTTGTAACTTATCCAAGTATACTAGAGGGTTTTGGAAATCAATTTTTAGAAGCATTATTTGCTATGAAACCAATATTAATGTATGAATATCCAGTATTTAAAGAAGATATAGCCAAAAATGGTTTTAAGTATGTTAGTCTTGGAGATAATGCAAGAAAAAATAAAAAGGATCTTTATGAAGTTAATGAAAATACTTTAATTAAGGCGTCAAATGAAATTATTTCAATATTGTATGATAAAAACAAGTATAATGATATAGTTCAAAATAATTTTAATTTGGGAAAAAAATATTATTCATACCAAACATTAGAAAAATTATTATTAAAAATAATATATTAA
- a CDS encoding ABC transporter substrate-binding protein: MKKLIVLIIVLSISLFVFSKTITFWTTETESDRQQRINALATIFEAQTGIEVKVVPIQENDLLKQIPVAKNSGTLPDLLEGGIEPLLLLASSGYMNEDLTSKIIKDFGDVYPGASRLLSNGKSNFGIPFHAWVQGIWYRKDWFDGKDLGYPLSWHNILTAAKSLNNPAKGVYGLILPKKADSYAEQVFTEIALANGARPIDENGNITFTSKAMIEAFRFYKELNKYAKPGYTTVLDALKGYLAGEASMIFYSTYIMDDIAVEDVQKSRINSFDPKLVLNTGFANKMINIRPTSYGQMVGLGILKTSNNTEEVEKFVKFLMTPKNYVYWLHMAPGGMNPTRKSVAESSEFLDNPILSRYGKEKISEIVGALDSVERFEFVNGKVISDMSKLSANFVIGKAINYMFANNWTPQQTAEWAQKEAKRVLGK, translated from the coding sequence ATGAAAAAGTTAATTGTTTTAATTATTGTTCTTTCGATTTCATTGTTTGTATTTTCAAAAACTATAACATTTTGGACTACAGAAACAGAATCTGATAGACAACAAAGGATAAATGCTCTTGCAACAATATTTGAAGCTCAAACAGGTATAGAGGTTAAAGTTGTTCCAATACAAGAAAATGATCTCTTGAAACAAATTCCTGTAGCAAAAAATTCAGGAACATTACCAGATTTATTAGAAGGTGGAATTGAACCTTTATTACTTTTAGCAAGTAGTGGCTATATGAATGAAGATTTAACATCAAAAATAATAAAAGACTTTGGAGATGTTTATCCAGGTGCTTCTAGATTATTGAGTAATGGTAAAAGTAATTTTGGAATACCATTTCATGCTTGGGTACAAGGTATATGGTATAGAAAAGATTGGTTTGATGGTAAAGATTTAGGATATCCTTTAAGTTGGCATAATATTTTAACAGCTGCAAAATCTTTAAATAATCCAGCAAAAGGTGTTTATGGATTAATTTTACCAAAAAAAGCTGATTCTTATGCAGAACAAGTTTTTACAGAAATAGCTTTGGCAAATGGTGCAAGACCTATTGATGAAAATGGAAATATAACCTTTACTTCTAAAGCAATGATAGAAGCATTTAGATTCTATAAAGAATTAAATAAATATGCAAAACCTGGTTATACAACAGTTTTAGATGCATTGAAAGGTTATCTTGCTGGAGAAGCTTCTATGATTTTTTATTCAACATACATAATGGATGATATAGCAGTTGAAGATGTACAAAAGAGTAGAATTAACTCATTTGATCCAAAACTTGTTTTAAATACTGGTTTTGCAAATAAAATGATTAATATAAGACCAACATCTTATGGTCAAATGGTTGGATTAGGAATATTAAAAACTTCAAATAATACAGAAGAAGTAGAAAAATTTGTAAAATTTTTAATGACACCAAAGAACTATGTTTATTGGTTACATATGGCACCAGGTGGAATGAATCCAACAAGAAAGAGTGTTGCTGAAAGTTCTGAATTTTTAGATAATCCAATTTTATCAAGGTATGGAAAAGAAAAAATTTCTGAAATTGTTGGTGCTTTAGACAGTGTTGAAAGATTTGAATTTGTTAACGGAAAAGTTATTTCTGATATGAGTAAACTTTCTGCTAACTTTGTAATTGGAAAAGCTATAAATTATATGTTTGCAAATAATTGGACTCCACAACAAACTGCAGAATGGGCACAAAAGGAAGCAAAAAGAGTTTTGGGTAAGTAA
- a CDS encoding ASCH domain-containing protein: MVHQMKLIEEMFEKIKNKEKKVEIRLFDEKRQKIKEGDIIIFSKLPKLNETLKVKVFNLKKFNTFKEMFKTLPKDIYGYKDISLEKFLSMIYEIYSIKQEKKYGVLVIEISNL; encoded by the coding sequence ATGGTACACCAAATGAAATTAATAGAAGAAATGTTTGAAAAAATAAAAAACAAAGAAAAAAAAGTTGAAATTAGACTATTTGATGAAAAAAGACAAAAAATAAAAGAAGGTGACATTATTATTTTTTCAAAATTACCCAAATTAAATGAAACTTTAAAAGTCAAGGTATTTAATTTGAAAAAATTTAATACTTTTAAAGAAATGTTTAAAACTCTTCCAAAAGATATTTATGGATATAAAGATATTTCTTTAGAAAAATTTTTAAGTATGATATATGAGATATATTCAATAAAACAAGAAAAAAAGTATGGAGTGCTTGTAATTGAAATTTCAAACTTATAA
- a CDS encoding carbohydrate ABC transporter permease translates to MVKKKSFIRTFFFWFLIVLLVTFVIYPFLWMVSVSFRYDTDAFDKGLIPKRPTLNAYEELLGLKKSIREELSNEDKQLLDLVKNMPEEQKKKVLEKIYSKRKKNSFPFLRFFKNSLLLAGISALISVIISIFGAYAFSRIEFSGRSYIQRGVLLVYLFGGTILAVPLYQIFVKMGMTNSGIKGMLSLFVIYIVQTLPVSLYMLGNYFRTIPETIEEAAIIDGCSRLKVIYKIIIPLSLPAIVTVFIYAFMIGWNEYLFASIFIRPYPEFHTLPIGLNEIFNSEHAIWTKMMAASVLTAVPVIILFMTMEKYLAGGLTTGGVKE, encoded by the coding sequence ATGGTAAAGAAAAAATCATTTATAAGAACTTTTTTCTTTTGGTTTTTAATAGTTTTATTGGTTACTTTTGTTATTTATCCATTTTTATGGATGGTATCTGTATCTTTTAGGTACGATACAGATGCTTTTGATAAGGGATTAATACCAAAAAGACCGACATTGAATGCTTATGAAGAATTATTGGGGTTAAAAAAATCAATTCGTGAAGAACTTTCAAATGAAGATAAACAACTTTTAGATTTAGTAAAAAACATGCCAGAAGAACAAAAGAAAAAAGTTTTGGAAAAAATATATTCTAAAAGAAAAAAGAACTCTTTTCCATTTCTTAGGTTTTTTAAAAATAGTTTATTACTTGCAGGAATAAGTGCTTTAATAAGTGTTATAATTTCTATTTTTGGAGCATATGCCTTTAGTAGAATAGAATTTTCTGGAAGAAGCTACATACAAAGAGGTGTTTTATTAGTTTATTTATTTGGTGGAACTATATTGGCAGTTCCTCTTTATCAAATATTTGTAAAGATGGGTATGACTAATTCTGGAATAAAAGGAATGCTTTCTTTATTTGTAATTTATATAGTACAAACATTACCAGTTTCTCTTTATATGCTTGGTAATTATTTTAGAACTATTCCAGAAACAATTGAAGAAGCTGCTATAATAGATGGTTGTTCAAGATTAAAGGTAATATATAAGATAATAATTCCATTATCTCTTCCAGCTATAGTAACTGTATTTATTTATGCTTTTATGATAGGGTGGAATGAATATTTATTTGCATCAATCTTTATTAGACCTTATCCAGAATTTCATACTTTACCAATAGGATTAAATGAAATTTTTAATTCTGAACATGCAATTTGGACAAAAATGATGGCGGCATCAGTTTTAACAGCTGTTCCTGTAATAATATTATTTATGACTATGGAAAAATATCTTGCTGGTGGATTGACAACTGGTGGAGTAAAGGAGTAA
- a CDS encoding sugar phosphorylase — MNSIEKKLEILYPKNSKFLYENIKKLIKKYALNNIKKEKFNEKDTILITYGDSIKKENEAPLKTLYKFLNEYIKNSINTVHLLPFFPYSSDDGFSVIDYKKVNPELGNWEDIKILSENYKLMFDAVINHISAKSLWFEEFLKGNKKFENYFIEVEDSKDLSKVFRPRALPLLNEYKTSNRIKKIWTTFSKDQIDLNYKNEKVFIEILEILMLYVKNGAKLIRFDAIGFLWKEIGTNCIHHPNTHLFIQLLREILEKIGDCKIVTETNVPHQDNVSYFGNGYNEAHMVYNFTLPPLVLYSFLSQNSKYITRWAKELEYKSNETTFFNFLASHDGIGLMPVKGILNSEEIKKMVLNTLENEGLVSYKNNADGTKEPYEMNINYFDALYEKDIELEENIKKFLGAYSIAIALKGIPGIYIHSLLGSRNWNEGVKITKINRSINREKLNYDTLRLELNEENSLRHKVFYGMIKMLKIRNNNKEFSPLAEQEILEINDKVFAIKRGNFFILHNFTNESIKLNLSKYFKLGINLINDEKTKNEFKIKPYEYMWIKGEL, encoded by the coding sequence GTGAACTCCATAGAAAAAAAGTTGGAAATTTTATATCCTAAAAATTCAAAATTTTTGTATGAAAATATAAAAAAATTAATAAAGAAATATGCGTTGAATAATATAAAAAAAGAAAAGTTTAATGAAAAAGACACTATATTAATTACTTATGGAGATTCCATAAAAAAAGAAAATGAAGCTCCACTTAAAACATTATATAAATTTTTAAATGAGTATATAAAAAATAGTATAAATACAGTGCATTTATTACCGTTTTTTCCATATTCTTCTGATGATGGATTTTCTGTTATAGATTATAAAAAAGTTAATCCAGAACTTGGAAATTGGGAAGATATAAAAATTCTTTCAGAAAATTATAAATTAATGTTTGATGCTGTAATAAATCATATATCAGCAAAAAGTTTGTGGTTTGAAGAGTTTTTAAAAGGAAACAAAAAATTTGAAAATTATTTTATAGAAGTTGAAGATTCAAAAGACTTATCTAAAGTTTTTAGACCAAGGGCATTACCTCTTTTAAATGAATATAAAACTTCAAATAGAATTAAAAAAATTTGGACTACATTTAGTAAAGATCAAATAGATTTAAATTATAAAAATGAAAAAGTATTTATTGAAATACTTGAAATTTTAATGTTATACGTAAAAAATGGAGCAAAATTAATAAGATTTGATGCAATTGGTTTTTTATGGAAAGAAATAGGTACTAATTGCATACATCATCCTAATACTCATTTATTTATACAATTATTGAGAGAAATTTTAGAAAAAATAGGAGATTGTAAAATAGTAACTGAAACAAATGTTCCTCACCAAGATAATGTTAGTTACTTTGGAAATGGTTATAATGAAGCACACATGGTTTATAACTTCACATTACCTCCTTTAGTTTTATATAGTTTTTTATCGCAAAATTCTAAATATATAACAAGATGGGCAAAGGAATTAGAATATAAATCCAATGAAACTACATTTTTTAATTTTTTAGCATCGCACGATGGTATAGGATTAATGCCTGTAAAAGGTATATTAAATTCTGAAGAAATAAAAAAGATGGTTTTAAATACATTAGAAAATGAAGGATTAGTTTCTTATAAAAATAATGCTGATGGAACAAAAGAACCATATGAAATGAATATAAATTATTTTGATGCTTTATATGAAAAAGATATTGAATTAGAAGAAAACATAAAAAAATTTTTAGGTGCATATTCAATCGCAATAGCACTTAAAGGAATTCCAGGTATATATATACATAGTTTGCTTGGATCTCGAAATTGGAATGAAGGTGTAAAAATAACAAAAATAAATAGAAGTATAAATAGAGAAAAATTAAATTATGATACATTAAGATTAGAATTAAATGAGGAAAATTCTTTAAGACATAAGGTTTTTTATGGAATGATAAAAATGTTAAAAATAAGAAATAATAATAAAGAATTTTCACCATTAGCTGAACAAGAAATTTTAGAAATTAATGATAAAGTATTTGCAATAAAAAGAGGAAACTTTTTTATTTTACATAACTTTACAAATGAAAGCATTAAATTAAATTTATCTAAGTACTTTAAATTAGGAATAAACCTTATAAATGATGAAAAAACAAAAAATGAATTTAAGATAAAACCATATGAATATATGTGGATAAAAGGTGAACTTTAG
- a CDS encoding glycosyltransferase family A protein — protein MKKVTIVVPTYWTLPSNKKDSNTIFDHPTPLDFDGTLERTLESLKKIEYYNFDILVITASTHKELSYEVEKKYKK, from the coding sequence ATGAAAAAAGTAACTATAGTTGTTCCAACTTATTGGACACTTCCTTCCAATAAAAAAGATTCTAATACTATCTTTGATCATCCAACTCCTTTAGATTTTGATGGAACTTTAGAAAGAACGCTTGAAAGCTTAAAAAAAATTGAATATTATAACTTTGATATTTTAGTTATAACTGCTTCAACACATAAAGAATTATCATATGAAGTAGAAAAAAAGTACAAAAAATAA
- a CDS encoding MurR/RpiR family transcriptional regulator codes for MVINKLKGIYSSLTKSEKKAADYIIERPDDTIHYSITELSKWSGVSETTVYRLVRKAGFDGYQQFKLELVREMSSESTIEKSSNVYESYFNKTISTINTIYKNLDIDTINEIIDRILISNRLIFFAVGRSAPIAEDIAIKFSSLGYSAVAYSDPHIQVMVSASLTSNDTVFTISHSGFIRDTYKSTEIANDAGAYTIGITSGVNSPLSKIVKKALYTVASPHENEFIESRIGEVFLMDILYNAMLMKKNHNKHFEELSKVIRPKRF; via the coding sequence ATGGTAATCAACAAACTTAAAGGTATTTATAGTTCACTTACAAAATCAGAAAAAAAAGCTGCTGATTATATAATAGAAAGACCAGATGATACTATACATTATAGTATAACTGAACTTTCAAAATGGTCTGGAGTTAGTGAAACAACTGTGTATAGATTAGTTAGAAAAGCTGGATTTGATGGATATCAGCAATTTAAATTAGAGTTAGTTAGAGAGATGAGCTCAGAATCAACAATAGAAAAGAGTAGTAATGTTTATGAATCTTACTTTAATAAAACAATCTCAACGATAAATACTATTTATAAAAATTTAGATATCGATACAATAAACGAAATAATAGATAGAATATTAATAAGTAATAGATTAATATTTTTTGCTGTTGGAAGATCGGCTCCTATTGCTGAAGATATTGCAATTAAGTTCTCAAGTTTAGGATATTCAGCTGTTGCTTATTCTGATCCTCACATACAGGTTATGGTTAGTGCATCTTTGACCTCAAATGATACAGTTTTTACAATAAGTCATTCTGGATTTATAAGAGATACTTATAAATCAACAGAAATAGCAAATGATGCTGGAGCTTATACTATTGGTATTACATCTGGAGTTAATTCACCATTAAGTAAAATAGTAAAAAAAGCTTTATATACAGTAGCTTCTCCACATGAAAATGAGTTTATTGAAAGTAGGATAGGAGAAGTATTTTTAATGGATATTTTGTACAATGCAATGCTAATGAAAAAAAATCATAATAAACATTTTGAGGAGTTGAGTAAGGTAATAAGACCAAAAAGGTTTTAA